GCTTTTTTAAGAAGGCGAGGATCGCCTCGATGTCTGCATCGCTGTCATTTACGCCCGCGACAAGCGGCAGACGAAGCGCGACGTTCGCGCCGCTTTCGAGCAGAAGGTTCAAGTTGTCGAGAATCAATTTATTTTCCTGTCCGGTATAAAGACGATGCTGTGCGGCATCCATCTGCTTGATGTCGTAGAGGAAGAGGCTCGTCCATTGCGCCAGTGCCAGGAGTGCAGACGGAGAGCCGAAACCGCAGGTCTCAACCGCAACATGGATTCCTTTTTCGACCAGAGATTGCGCCAAAGCCGCCGCTTCTTCTCCCTGATGCAGGACTTCGCCGCCCGAGAGCGTCACTCCGCCGCCCGACTCTTCATAAAAAGGCTGGTCACGCTGCGCAAGCGTCGCCAGTTCCTCGATGCCGTACAAGCGGCCGGCCATCTCGCGCGCCTCTTTAGAACACGCCGTTACGCATGCGCCGCAGGCAAAGCATTTTCCCCGTTCCGTCCGCAGCTTTCCCTCTTGCCGAGAAAGCGCGTTAGCGGGACAGACCGCTGCGCAGCCTCCGCAAGCGTCACAGCGTTCCGGGCGGTACATCACCTCGCGCCCATTCGCCTGGCCTTCCGGATTATGACACCAACGGCAGCGCAGCGGACAGCCTTTGAAAAAGATCGTCGTCCTTATGCCCGGCCCGTCGTGAATCGAAAACTTTTGCATATTGAAAACCATGATCTGCATCATACGCTCAGCTCCCTCGTCTTACAACGTTTTTTGCTGAAAGGGATTCGGCAGACTGACAACCAGTAAACGCACCAGCTTATTGGTATAATTCGCCCAGTTGTGCGGCTGCTCGGATGAATAGTGCGCCGAATCACCGGGAAACAGTTCCTGCTCTTTCCCGTCGAGTGCCAAGGTCAGCGTCCCTTCCAGGACATAAACGAATTCTTCGCCCTCATGTCCATAGGATTGGATGCCTTCTTCACTGTTGATCGGCAGTAGTTCGATCAGGCGCGGCAGCATGCTGCGACTGGCAGCGTCTGCGCTTAGATGATAATGCAAAAAGCGTCCGCTTTCGATCTGAAACAGTTCTTTTTCATAGCTGCGCACGACCGGTTTCGCAGCGCGCGACGGACGCGGAAAAAAGTAACCCGCTTCGACCCCAAGTACTTCTGCGATATGGGCGAGCGAATCCGCTGCAATGCTGCTCAATCCCCGCTCCAGCTGCGATAAAAAGCCCACCGACAGCCCCGTGGCATCGCTTACATCTTTCAGCGTCATTTTCTTGCGACCGCGCAGCTCTTTGATCTTTCTGCCAATATCCTCTATCATGACTGCGTCCTCACTTATCCTATTTATATTTTCATTATATTCCATATTCACGCCTATAAAAAGCACTTTATTTCGATATATCTTAATAATTTTCATTATATCGATATTTTAGACATTGCTGGCTTGGGTCGAAATAAAAAAACAAGCGAGTAAGAATCGCCGTTCGATTCCTACTCGCTTGTTTTTGACCCTCAGGTCATTTGCCGCCAGAATTCTTCCACCTGCTTGCCGAGACGCCGCGTCGCTTCGCCCATGTGCGCATGCGCCGCAAGCCAGTCTTCTTCGCTTAACGATTCGAGAAGGCCATAGCAGAGCACATCCTGCATCGTCCGGTCGGGCGAGGCCGCCATATCTTCAAAAAAATCAAATAAGCGTTCGATCACATCGCTTTGGTCGGCTTGCCAAAGACGGGCTTTCATGAACGGACCGACTACCGCGCCAAAAATCTCATGCACCGTCGGCTCTTCGAGCGTCCGCGTCTTCATATAACTCTGGTAATCCGGCCATAATTCCGGCATGTAACAGAGCATTCCTTCTTCCAGACATTCGCGATTCATCTGCATCCTTCCTTTCCCGCAAGCCGCCTTTTTCTTCTACTGCTACCCTATCAAGAACTTTTGCACGATGCAATATTTTACAAGTTATTTAAGCGTCGTCTCAAGACTAAAGTCCCGGTATTTTTAAAAAACGCGACTTAAGTCGCAATAAAAAAAAGGCAGCGCAGTATCCTGCAATGCCTGGTCTTGATAAAACGGGCAACGGAGTCCCCCCTGAACCGACGGCGTCCACCCCAGCAACCGCACGGTTCAAATTCTCCGTTGCTTCATAAAAAGTATACCATAAAATGGTTTTCTCGCCAAGCGTGTTTTTTCACGTTTTAAGGACGACTTTGGCCTTTGCACTCCGAACCTAACGTCCCGTCTTTTCCATCCTGCCACACGCCGCTAAAAACTGGCGGCGCTTCGATAGCGACCATGAATCATGGCCGACAAAGCGAGCGGGTCGAGATTGCCGCCGCTGACAACAAGCGCGACCTTCGCGCCGCGCTGCGGCAGTTTGCCCGCCATCAATGCGGCAATGCCGGCCGCACCGGCGCCCTCGACCATCAGTTTACCGCGTTCCAGCAGCAATAGGACGGCATCGGTCAACTCGTCCTCACTCACGGTCACGATATCATCCACGTAACGCTGCACATGCGCGAACGTCAGCGCACCCGGTTGACGGACACAGATGCCGTCCGCAAGCGTCGCCGCCGCATCGAGACAACGCAGACGGTCGCTGGCCGCCGAAAGCGCCATCGCTGCCGCCCCGGCCGCCTGCACACCGATCACCGTAAGGCGCGGATTGATCTGTTTGGCCGCGGCCGCAAGACCGGCAATCAGACCGCCGCCGCCGACCGGCGCGACCAGCATATCGATATCGTATAAGCGTTCTAAAATTTCTAACGTTATGGTGCCTTGTCCCGCGATCACGGCCCGGTCATCGAACGCATGCACGAAGGTCATCGCCGATTCGGCCTGCAGACGGCAAGCTTCCTGATACGCCTCTTCATAACTGTTTCCCGCCAGGATGACTTTCGCGCCGTAGCTTTGCGTCGCGCTGCTTTTCGTTTCCGGTGCATGGCGCGGCATGACGACAACCGCAGGAACGCCCATCGCCTGCGCCGCAAGCGCGACGCCCTGCGCGTGGTTGCCTGCCGATGCCGTGATCACGCCTTTTGCCGCTTGCTCGGGCGTCAGGCCATAAATCTTATTGACCGCGCCGCGCACTTTGAACGAACCTGTCTTTTGCAAATTTTCCAGTTTCAGATATACTTCACGGCCGCTTTGCTCGCTCAGCGTACGACAGCGCTGCAGCGGCGTCCGGTGAACCACAGAGCGGATCCGATCCATCGCCTCGCCTATTTCTTCCATGCCAACCAATTGTTCTGCCATATTCCCAGCCTCCTTCAATTCCATAAAAAAAAGACTCCATCCCTGAAGGGACGGAATCAAATCCGCGTTACCACCCTGATTGCCGTGAAAAACACGGCCGCTCGCCAAGTACGGAAACAGAAAACTGCTTCGATACCCCGGCACGATAACGGATGCCTCGGCCAATGGCCGCCGTCAAGGCTTACTTAGTTTCAGCCTGCAACTCACGAAGGATGTTCCGTTTGACTCGGCTGCCAGGCTCCCACCTTTTCCCGGCTCTCTGTAAACCATTTGCGTCATTCGTACTGTTTCGCTCATCGTCTTTACATATTTGTTTTTATAATAATAACAACCATCCGCCCTGCATGTCAATTCTTTTTTTAACTTTCGCTTTGTTTCCAGCAGGATTATTTAATTTTTTATTCCCGTTTTCCTTCACTTTCGACAAAGGAACTGTCTTTCTTTTGCAGAATCACTTCCTTATATTCTCTATTTTTCCTAGGAGGCATCTTTTGCATCAGCTACGCATCATCGTAATCCTACTCCAGCTGCTGGCCGTTTCCTTTTGCGCCGCTGCGTCGCCGCCCGAACTGTCGCAGGCCGCGCAGCATATCGACAGCAACCCTGCCTACGCGCTGGAACTGCTCTTGCCGCTCATCGAACAGGCGCAGGAAAATGAAGACAGCAAAACGGAAGCCATCGCGCTGCGTTATGCCGGCATGGCTTATCACCGCATGGGCAAACCCGCGGATGCGGCTTTGTTCCTGCAGGACGGCCTTTCTGCGGCGCGCCTGAACGGACACAGGGCCGAAGAGGGCGATCTTCTCAACACCTTCGGCATTTACTGTTTCGATATCGGCATGTACGAACAGTCGCAGCGCTATTTCCTGCAAGCGCTTGAAATCCGCAAGCAGTCCGACGATACGCTCGGCATCGCCCGCACGACGAATAATTTGGGTCGCATCCAGGACAAGATCGGCAATTTCGACCGGGCAATCGAATATTATCAAGAGTCGCTCGCACTCAAGAATACCACCGCCGAAATCAACGGCCGCATTCTGACCCTGAGCAATATGGGCCTTGCCTATAAGGGCAAGGGCGATCTGGAGCAGGCGATCCGCCTTTACCAGGAAGCGCTGCTTTTATCGGAGCAAACGACGTATCCGGAAGGCGAAGGTTATGCGCAGCAAAACCTCGGCGAGGCGTACCGTCTGCTTGGGCGTCTCGACCTTTCTCTTTCGCACTGCACGAAGGCCCTTGACGCCTACCGCTCCGTCCGCTATCAGCCCCGTCTCAGCCAAGCGGCGTTTGAAACCGCGCTTACCTATCAGGCGCTAAAAGATTATCCGAACGCTGAGCAGCTCTACAATGAAGCGCTCGAACTGGCGACAAGCCAGAATCAGCAGGAACTGATCCGCGATATCATGAAGCAGCTTGCTCTGCTCTCTGAAGAAGAGGGCGATCTTTCGAGCGCGCTTAGCTACTTCAAACGTTTTGTCGCGTTGCAGGATGCGCTTTCTTCCGTTTATAACCGCGAAAAGATCCTCATCCTCGATGCCGAGCACCGCTCCCGCTACCAACAGGCGGAGATCACGCTTTTGCGCCGGGATGCCGAATTGAACCAGAGTAAACTCCAGCAGCAGCATTTCATCGTCTTCGCTTTATCCGCGCTGTCGCTGACCGCCTTAGGCAGCATCTACTATTTCCGCCGCCAGGTCAAACTGCGACGCGCCAAAGAAGCGGAACTGCTCATCGTCACGCAGGCGCTGCAGGAGGCGAACAGCCGCCTGAACCATCTGGCCGCGACCGATTCGTTGACGAAACTGAGCAATCGCCGCCAGTTCGATCAGTCCTATCCTGAAGATTGCGCCCGGGCGAAGGAGAACGGGCTCGACATCGCGTTGATTCTGGCCGATATCGATTTTTTCAAACAGTACAATGACCAACTTGGACATCTGGCCGGCGACCGCTGCCTGCGTCAGGTGGCCTCGCTCCTGCGCCGCTGTTTGAAGGAAACGCCCTACTGGGCGGCGCGCTATGGCGGCGAAGAGTTTGCGATCGTTCTCTATAACGCCGGCGTTGCCGAGGCCGCGAAAGTCGCCGAATGCTTCCGCCGATCGCTGGAAAATCTCACCCTCGCCCATCCGCTAAGCCCGAACGGCCAGATTACGATCAGCCTCGGCATCGCGAGCGCGCTAAGCTGCGGCTCCTATCAGCCGGACGTCCTCTTCAAAGCGGCCGACGACGCGCTTTATCTCGCCAAATCCGGCGGACGCAATCAGGTTCAGCAATAAAAAGCGGCCGTGAGACAGACGGGAACGCCTGTTTCACGGCCGCTTTTTTATTGTTTTAATGCCTGGCGCAGTTTTTTCGCATAGAGTTCGTCGCCAGCGCCGACCAGCGTATAGGCGACGCCGCTTCGCCCCGCACGTCCGGTACGTCCGATGCGATGAATATACGCGTCCACTTCGCGCGGAATATCGTAGTTAAAGACGTGGCTGACATTTTCAAGATCCAGACCGCGCGAAGCCACCTCGGTCGCCACCAGCAGCTGCACCATGCCGGAGCGGAAATCCTCCATCGCCGCTTCGCGCTGCGTTTGCGTCAGTTTGCCATGCAGCAGCGCCGTCGGATAACCGCGCTGCTGCAAAAGTTGCTGCAGTCGCTCCGCGCGCCAATGCGTGCGGCAAAAGACGATGCCCTGCCCGATGCAGTGCTGATTGATGAGACGGCACAGGACATTGGCCTTGTCCTGTTTGCCGAGCGCGATAAAGCTCTCTTCGATCGAGGCGTCTGCCTGCGCCGATTCGTTTTCACGCCAACAAAAAGGATTATTCAGCCCCACGTCCGCAAGCTCAAGAACCGCAGGCGGCAAAGTCGCCGACACTAAGACGGTCTGCCGCCGCGCCGACAGAATGCGTACGATCTCGCCGACTTCTTCACGAAAACCGATTTCCAGCAATTGATCCGCTTCGTCCAGCACCAGGCATTGGCAGCGTTCGGCGGCGATATTGCCCTGGCGCAAATGCGCCAGCAATCGTCCCGGCGTCCCGATCAGCCAGGTTGCACCCTGCTCGAGCCGATCACGCTGCGCGGCCCAATCACGACCGCCGCACAAGAGCGCCGTGTCCGCTTCGGCGACAAACGTTTCCAACACGCCGCTGATCTGCAGCGCCAGTTCACGCGTCGGCGCGACAATCAGTACCGTGCCGGGTCTCGCCTCAAGGAGCGGCAAAAGAAAGGCGAGCGTCTTGCCGCTGCCGGTTCGCGCCTGAATCAGGCAATCCTGTCCTTCGCGAAGCGGCGCCATGACGCCGCGCTGCACCGCGCTCGGTTCTGTCAAACCCTGCGCCGTAAGCTTTTCCACTAAAGCGGACGAAAGTCCGAGTTCGCTAAAATTCATGAGTCATCCCTTTCTTTTCCTTGCGCAGCATCCGCCAGCGGCAGGCGCACCGTAACGCTCGTCCCTTCGCCGGGCGCACTCAAAAGCGTAATCGAACCGCCATGTTCAGCGACGATCCAGCGTGCGATCGAGAGACCGAGCCCGGTCCCGCCGGTCGCCTTCGCACGCGATTTATCGACGCGGTAGAAGCGGTCAAAGACCTTTTCCTGTTCCTGTTCGGCAATGCCGATTCCGCTATCGCGCACCGTGATCACCGCACAATCTTCGTCGCAGTGCGTCTCCAAAGAAATCCAGCCGCCCTCAGGCGTATATTTGATGCTGTTTTCCATGAAGATGCGCAGCATCTGCTTAAGCAATAAACTGTCCGCCAGCACCACGACCGCTTGCTTCGCAACAAAGCGTACCTGATGCTGCGGCGCAATCAGCTGCGTTTCCTTGCCGACCTCCGCCAGCACGTCCGCCAAATCGATCCGCTGTTTTTTCAACTGCTGCTCGCCCTGGTCAGCCCGCGCAAGAAAAAGTAGCTTCTCGATCAGTTTTTGCATCGCCGCCGCTTCATCCTTGATCGCCTGCAAGCCTTCATCCAAGACCGCGGGATCTTCCTTACCCCAGCGGTCGAGCATCGCCGCATAGCCGCTGATCACGGTGACCGGCGTCCGGAGCTCGTGCGACGCATCGCCGGTGAAACGACGCTGTTTTTCAAAACCGGCCTGAATTCTGTCCAGCATCCGGTTGAACGTCAGCGCCAATGCATGCAGTTCATCGCGGCTGCGGCTTTGCGGAATACGGCGTTCCAGGTTATGCACCTCGATTTCCTGCGCCGCCGCGGTCATATCGCGCAACGGCCTAAGGATCCGGCGGCTGAGAAATAGCCCCGCCAGGATCGCGATCAGCATGCCAACGACAGCGGTGCCCAACAGGCTGCTGCCCAGGATGCGAAAGAATTTTTCCTGACTGGCTTCCGCATGGCTGAACAGAAGTTCATAGCGGCCTTGCCATTTGGCGCTACGCACTTCGCCCGGCTCCTCGTCCTCATGTTCCCTGCCATGCAGTTTAGTCGCTTCGCGCTGCGTTTTTTCCACGTCTTTCGCCGAAAGCCGTTTCTCGCCATGCGGGCGGTAAGGATCGCTTTCCAGCACGACGTCTTTCTTTTCATCCAGCACACGCAGCGAAACTCCGGGCTGCAAAAGTTTACGGCGCAGCAGTTCCTCATCGAGCGGGTTCCCTTCCGCCAAGTATTGCAGCACACGGTCACGACTGACGTCCATGTCGCGCGCTACTTGTTCGGCAAGAAAATGCCGCGTCGCCCCCAGCGTCAAAAACGCGCTGATCGCCAGAATGCCGATCAGGACGAGCGCATACAGCGCGGTCAGTTTCACCGCCACCGGCAGATCGCGCCAGCTATTCTTTAACCACATATCCTACCCCCCTGACGGTATGGATATACTTTTCGCCGAACCGCTCATCCAATTTGCTGCGCAGGTAACGCACGTAAACATCGACAACATTGGTATCGCCCAGATAGTCGTAGCCCCACACCTCCTGAAGAATCCGTTCCCGCCCCAATACAACCTGGCGATTGCGCACGAGAAACTCCAGCAGGTCATACTCCTTTTTCGTCAGCTCCAATTGTTCCTCGCCGACTCTCGCTTCATATGCGGCAGGATCCAAGACCAGCTGCTTGATGCGCAGCTGATTCGTCCCACCCCTTTCAGCGCTCTCCGTCTTGCGCAGTGCAACGCGGATTCTGGCCAACAGTTCTTGAATCGCAAACGGTTTCGTCAGATAATCGTCCGCGCCGATATCGAGGCCCTGCACTTTATCACTCAGCTCATCGCGCGCCGTCAGCATGATGATCGGAATCTGCAAAACTTGCCGCACGCGGCGACAAATCTCGATGCCGTCCATTTCCGGCAGCATCAAATCGAGCAAGACCAGATCGAAATCTTCCTGTATGATTCGCTCGAGCGCCCGGCGGCCGTTGCCTTCCGTCTCGATCCGGTATCCTTCGTATTCCAGTTCCATCTGCAAAAAGCGGGCAATTTTCACTTCATCCTCGACAATCAGGATGTTTTTCTTCATCATAATGTCCCTTCTATCCGCACTGTTTTTCCTCTATCAAACCATGTTCGGCATAACAACGAAAGACCCCTGCGTCATTTTTAATCCGATTCTAATCTTTTGGTAGACGCAAGCAGCCCTTTTTCATGTTATTATATCAATAATAACTCTCTAAAAGAAAGGATGATCCAAATGAACCGTTTTACCACCAAGCAATCGTTCGGCGCCATGGCTCTTGGCCTGTTTGCCATTGTCTATTTTCTTTTCATAAGTTCCGCCAGCTTAAAAGGGAACCTGAAGCTTTCCGGCTCGCTGGCCGAGGCGCTGCTTTTCATTCCCCTCTTGCTGCTGCCGGTCTTTATTCTCTTTCGCCGCCGCATTCATCTGCGTTACCCGTTCCTCCTCAAACTCACCGGGCGTCTGCGTACCTGGCACGTTCCAGCCGCGCTGCTGATTGCGGCGATTTTGGTTGCGCATGTTTACTTCGCCTATCTCAAAGGCTTTCGCGTCAATCTCCGTACGCTCAGCGGTTTTCTCGCCTTGGCGCTGATGTCCGGCATGTTCATCTCCGGCATACGGCAGCGTCCCAATTCGACTCTGCTGCATCGAAGTCTGGCGCTGGCCTTGCTGGTTGCCGTTCTTATTCACGCCTGAGTCCGTTGCTGTCACTAAAAAAAGAGATCGCCGCCATCGCGTGATCTCAGAGTGTGGACAATTTAAAAACAAAATGTGCTGACAGGAAGGAAGCGAAAACGGAAAGAGAACGGAAACACGAAGAAGCGAAGCGGGCCGATCGTATCGGCCCGTTGGGAAGAAAGGAAGAAAAATTTAAAAATCCTTCCGATCTTCCCTTCTTCAACTCTTCGTGTAAAAAACGTCCCTCTTGATTCGTTTCGTCGTCAGTCTCCGATCGCCGCAAATTGCGGCGATCTTTTTTTACGCTTCTTTAGCGCGTCAGCTTTAGTTGATGAATGATCGGCCCGTCGATGCCATGCGCCGCTTCCATCACTGTTTCCGACAGCGTCGGATGCGGATGGATCGTTGCGGCGACGTCGGCGGCGCTGAGTCCGTTTCGTATCGCCAGAGCGCCTTCCATGATCAGGTCGCTGGCATGCGCGCCCATGATGTGCATCCCCAGCACTTTACCAGCCGGATCGGTTACTATTTTAACCAAGCCATCCGTCTCGCCCATCGAGACGGCCTTGCCGTTGCCGGCAAAATTGAAGCGGCTTGTCTTGATCGCAAGCCCCTGCTCTTTGGCCGCCTGCTCGGTCAGACCGACGCTCGCAATTTCCGGCGTCGTAAAGACGCAGGCCGGAACGGCGCTGAAATCCATCGTCTTGTCGCCGCCCAGCGCATTCTCCGCCGCGACAAGAGCCGCGGCGGAAGCCGCATGCGCCAGCATCTGTTTACCGGTGACGTCGCCGATCGCATAAAGCGTTGGTATATTAGTCGCCATGCGCTCATTTACAACAATGCCGCCGGGGCTACATTCCACGCCGAGCGTCTCAAGTCCGAGATTTTCAAGAAGCGGGCGACGTCCGACAGCAACCAGTACGATATCGGCAATTACTTCCGATGTTCCTTTCGCACTTTCTAAGCTAAGCGCAGCCCGGCCGCCCTCCTCGCAAATTTCTTTAACCTTCGTGCCGGTCAACGTTTTAACGCCTGCTTTGCGCAGCACAACGCCCATCCGCTTGATCAGATCGTCATCCACATTGGCCAATATGTTCGGCAGCATTTCAATCAGAACCACTTCAGCGCCCAAAGAACGAAACAAGCATGCAAATTCAACGCCGACCGCACCCGCACCGATAACCGCAAGGCTGCGCGGCACTTCAGCCAAATCCAACAGTGCCGTACTGTCAATCACCATCGGTATCTCGCCGCCTGGTAGCGGCAATTTGACCGGCCTCGACCCGGTCGCCAAGATGATTGCTTTCGCCGCATAGCTTTCGACCGTACCGTCTTGCGCCTTGACGCTGAGGCTTTGCGCGCCGGTAAGTTTCGCCGTTCCCCGCACCACTTCGACGCCATTGCTCTTTAGCAACTGTTCAATGCCGGAGCGCATTTGCCCGACCACCTGCTCTTTGCGGTTCTGGATCGCGGCAAAATCAAACGAGATATTTTCAGCCGTCAGACCGTATTCGCTGCAATGCTTTAGTTCCTGCCATTTTTCGGCGCTTTTTAGCAGCGTCTTCGTCGGAATGCAGCCCCAGTTCAGACAGACGCCGCCTAGTTGTTCACGTTCTACCAATAGTACCTTGCCGCCCAATTGCGCCGCTCGAATGGCGGCAACATATCCGCCTGGCCCGCCGCCAATCACCGCTACGTCAAACATCCTCAATTCCTCCTTTGTCTTCAGCGAAGCATCGTCCAAGCCGCGCAGCCGTATTTTTCGTTCACCAAACTTCGGCTCGTTTTGCGTTCATGCTCCGACAGACTGCCCGTTTCTACTTCGACCGGCAGCACACGCCTAAATCCGCCTTCGACTGCCTCCGCTGCTTCCCGCCAACCTACCGTACGGCCAAGTAATTCATCCAAAGCAACCGCCCGTGCCGCCAGTAGTTCGGCAATGCCGTCTCGCTGTTCTTCGCTCAGACGCAACAATGCAGCCAGGCGTTCCGGGCAAAACGAAAGTAAAATCGAACCATGCTGCAATAAAATGCCATCTTTGCGAACCTGCGCACTTCCTGCCAGTTTCCGCCCTTCTGCGGTCAGCTCATAATGCGACGGCGCGTCAAAGCAAGCGGATGATGTGTGCGTTTTTTTCACTTTGCCATATGCCGCCTGTGGCGTCGTCATCGCCGCATTAACGCCGAGCTTTCGTAGTCCGCCAACCAAAGCGGAGCTGAACAACAAGTAGGAGGCCGTGATCGTCGACGGCAATAGCGGATGTTCTTCGTTCACAATTACGCTATAGGTCAGTTCCTGATCGTGCAATACCGCGCGTCCGCCCGTGAGCCGCCGCACCACATCAACCTTCTCTGCACGGCAGCGCTCCAGATCGATTTCGGATGTCGCCCGCTGAAAATAACCAAGGCTGACGGCCGCCGGCTGCCAACCATAAAACCGGATGGTCGGCGGCGCCAGCCTGTCTCGGTGCGCCTGCAAAATTGCTTCGTCAATCGCCATGTTTTCCGCGGCACTGGCAATTCCGCTATAAAGTATCCGCCATTTCATCAGCAAATTACCTCCCGCTGATCCCGCTCTCTTTAATTGCATTGCTGATTTCAAGCTCCGTCAACGGCCGCGGATAATTGTACATCACGCCGCCGGGACGTTCATTGTAAAACGGTCGATTGCAGTCCGGGCAGCCGCTGGTCTGAAAGGCTACACCGTCATACAAACGTTGCCGCAGTTCTTCTTCCGTCAATTCCACTTCCACTATCCGTCCCGCACGACACTTTATCATCCCGACAGATTCGCCCAGCGCCAGCAAGCGATGCGCGATCTGACAACGTCGATATTGCCCAAGTTCCGGCGGTAACCTATTCGACCAGACAGTGCCGCGAACCGGCGTAAACGCGAATAAGCCGACGGTTATGCCGAGCGCACTGCAATCACCAAGCACCTTGACGATATCCTCTTCGCTTTCACCCAGGCCAACGATAAGATGCGTTGTAATGCGTCCTGGAAAGCGGGCCGCACATGCCGTTAAGAGCATCCACTTTTCCTGCCACTCTCCCCCTTTGGCCGACAGGTAAACTTCCGGCGTCGCAGCATCCAATGCGATGCAAATCCGTTCTGCTCCAGCGGCCAGCAATTCTTCCGCCTCGGCAACATTTTGCATAATGCCTGACACGCAGATCGGCATCCCGTCGCCGGCCAATTCTTGCAATGCTGCCAGCGTCGCCGTGCGACCATTCACTTCATTGACGACCTGAAAACAGGCGCGCCGCAAGCGCCCCGCCGCATAGGCCTGCTGGACGGCAGTCGCGGCTTCCGCCGCCTCGACTTCCGGCCACGTCACCCTCGACAGCAGATGTCCCGCTGCTTTACTTTGTCGTGCCTGCGCGCAAAAAGAGCAGTTGTTTCGGCAGCGTTCTCCAAGCATGATATAGGCTGTACTTGGCGGCGCATCGCTGCGGCCGCTTTTTTTCCCCAACAAGCAGGCCGTGCCCGCCGACAGTTTCCAACTGTTCATAATACGCAGCATTCCTCCTTGCAGCGGATTTCGAGTCCCAGTTCCTGTGCGGCCGTTCTGGCTGCCGGCGCCGGGTTGACGATTGTATTGACGCCCAAACGAACCGCCCATTCATCAAGTTCGCTGCGATACCGCCCGCCCGGCCGCATGCAACCGAGGTGAATTGGCGTCGTGGGAAATTGAAGACGCGCCCGGGCAAGCAATTGTATCGTCTCTTCAAGCGGCGGAGGCATGTGTTTTTCGTATTTTGTCCCTTTGGTCGGCAGGAAAACGATAAACGTCAACGCCTCGACGCCCATTTCTTGCAACAATTGCAGCGCCCGGTATTCACCACGAATCGCTCCGCCATGCAAACCGATGCAAATATGCGGAACCACCCGCACGCTG
The Azotosporobacter soli DNA segment above includes these coding regions:
- a CDS encoding glycyl-radical enzyme activating protein → MMQIMVFNMQKFSIHDGPGIRTTIFFKGCPLRCRWCHNPEGQANGREVMYRPERCDACGGCAAVCPANALSRQEGKLRTERGKCFACGACVTACSKEAREMAGRLYGIEELATLAQRDQPFYEESGGGVTLSGGEVLHQGEEAAALAQSLVEKGIHVAVETCGFGSPSALLALAQWTSLFLYDIKQMDAAQHRLYTGQENKLILDNLNLLLESGANVALRLPLVAGVNDSDADIEAILAFLKKRPLEKVYLLPYHSLGCDKGGRLKEAFSAPDAERLAAISRRFAAAQYKVQVGG
- a CDS encoding helix-turn-helix domain-containing protein — its product is MIEDIGRKIKELRGRKKMTLKDVSDATGLSVGFLSQLERGLSSIAADSLAHIAEVLGVEAGYFFPRPSRAAKPVVRSYEKELFQIESGRFLHYHLSADAASRSMLPRLIELLPINSEEGIQSYGHEGEEFVYVLEGTLTLALDGKEQELFPGDSAHYSSEQPHNWANYTNKLVRLLVVSLPNPFQQKTL
- a CDS encoding DUF7674 family protein, with amino-acid sequence MNRECLEEGMLCYMPELWPDYQSYMKTRTLEEPTVHEIFGAVVGPFMKARLWQADQSDVIERLFDFFEDMAASPDRTMQDVLCYGLLESLSEEDWLAAHAHMGEATRRLGKQVEEFWRQMT
- the ilvA gene encoding threonine ammonia-lyase, which gives rise to MAEQLVGMEEIGEAMDRIRSVVHRTPLQRCRTLSEQSGREVYLKLENLQKTGSFKVRGAVNKIYGLTPEQAAKGVITASAGNHAQGVALAAQAMGVPAVVVMPRHAPETKSSATQSYGAKVILAGNSYEEAYQEACRLQAESAMTFVHAFDDRAVIAGQGTITLEILERLYDIDMLVAPVGGGGLIAGLAAAAKQINPRLTVIGVQAAGAAAMALSAASDRLRCLDAAATLADGICVRQPGALTFAHVQRYVDDIVTVSEDELTDAVLLLLERGKLMVEGAGAAGIAALMAGKLPQRGAKVALVVSGGNLDPLALSAMIHGRYRSAASF
- a CDS encoding diguanylate cyclase, translated to MHQLRIIVILLQLLAVSFCAAASPPELSQAAQHIDSNPAYALELLLPLIEQAQENEDSKTEAIALRYAGMAYHRMGKPADAALFLQDGLSAARLNGHRAEEGDLLNTFGIYCFDIGMYEQSQRYFLQALEIRKQSDDTLGIARTTNNLGRIQDKIGNFDRAIEYYQESLALKNTTAEINGRILTLSNMGLAYKGKGDLEQAIRLYQEALLLSEQTTYPEGEGYAQQNLGEAYRLLGRLDLSLSHCTKALDAYRSVRYQPRLSQAAFETALTYQALKDYPNAEQLYNEALELATSQNQQELIRDIMKQLALLSEEEGDLSSALSYFKRFVALQDALSSVYNREKILILDAEHRSRYQQAEITLLRRDAELNQSKLQQQHFIVFALSALSLTALGSIYYFRRQVKLRRAKEAELLIVTQALQEANSRLNHLAATDSLTKLSNRRQFDQSYPEDCARAKENGLDIALILADIDFFKQYNDQLGHLAGDRCLRQVASLLRRCLKETPYWAARYGGEEFAIVLYNAGVAEAAKVAECFRRSLENLTLAHPLSPNGQITISLGIASALSCGSYQPDVLFKAADDALYLAKSGGRNQVQQ
- a CDS encoding DEAD/DEAH box helicase, producing the protein MNFSELGLSSALVEKLTAQGLTEPSAVQRGVMAPLREGQDCLIQARTGSGKTLAFLLPLLEARPGTVLIVAPTRELALQISGVLETFVAEADTALLCGGRDWAAQRDRLEQGATWLIGTPGRLLAHLRQGNIAAERCQCLVLDEADQLLEIGFREEVGEIVRILSARRQTVLVSATLPPAVLELADVGLNNPFCWRENESAQADASIEESFIALGKQDKANVLCRLINQHCIGQGIVFCRTHWRAERLQQLLQQRGYPTALLHGKLTQTQREAAMEDFRSGMVQLLVATEVASRGLDLENVSHVFNYDIPREVDAYIHRIGRTGRAGRSGVAYTLVGAGDELYAKKLRQALKQ
- a CDS encoding sensor histidine kinase, with the protein product MWLKNSWRDLPVAVKLTALYALVLIGILAISAFLTLGATRHFLAEQVARDMDVSRDRVLQYLAEGNPLDEELLRRKLLQPGVSLRVLDEKKDVVLESDPYRPHGEKRLSAKDVEKTQREATKLHGREHEDEEPGEVRSAKWQGRYELLFSHAEASQEKFFRILGSSLLGTAVVGMLIAILAGLFLSRRILRPLRDMTAAAQEIEVHNLERRIPQSRSRDELHALALTFNRMLDRIQAGFEKQRRFTGDASHELRTPVTVISGYAAMLDRWGKEDPAVLDEGLQAIKDEAAAMQKLIEKLLFLARADQGEQQLKKQRIDLADVLAEVGKETQLIAPQHQVRFVAKQAVVVLADSLLLKQMLRIFMENSIKYTPEGGWISLETHCDEDCAVITVRDSGIGIAEQEQEKVFDRFYRVDKSRAKATGGTGLGLSIARWIVAEHGGSITLLSAPGEGTSVTVRLPLADAAQGKERDDS